Part of the bacterium genome, CAGCGTGTTCTCAAGCCGCCCATATTCCTTGAGCGCGCTTCCGACCGCTCCGATGAGATCGTCAACGGACAAGAGCGCCTCCTGCCGGTCGTTGAACGCCCGGGCGACGCTCGCGCGATCCTCGTCGCTGAGTTTGGGCCAGAAACGGATCGGAAACGGCTTGTCGCTCATGTCCTCCTCGCTCACCGAGGGTGGCCACGCCGGCTCCAGATTCAGGACGCCCGTGTGCCGAGGCGCGGGCCGGATGGAAAGCGCATAAACGTCGTGCATGGTGTTGCGCTCGTCGTCCCACCAGTCATCGAGAAACTCGTTGTGCGGCGCCGTGACGGAAACCCAGAGAAACATCGGCTGTCCCGGCCGCGCGAGCGCCGACTCGCGGATGAAATCGACGGCGCGCTCGGCGAGCACGTCCGTCTGGTAGTCCTCCGGCGCGTCGCCGTAATACACGACGCGACCGTTGTCGTTCAGCTTGTAGTTGTAAACGAGATACGTCGAGGGATCGATCAGCACCTGCCAGTCGTCCCATCCGGGCGGAACGTACGTCGCGGATGTCGATGCGCCGTAGCCGTTGAGATATTTGCCGACCAGGCCCGTTCGATATCCGCCGTCTTGAAGGATCGTCGCAAGCGTCACCTCGTCCTCGAATTTGTTCACGCCGCCCCGAGGCCGGTTGTTGTTGAGCACACCGTGGTTGTGCGAGTACTGCCCCGTCAGGAACGTCGCCCGCGCCGGGCAGCAAATCGCGTTGGTCACAAACGAATTGAGAAAATTGACGCCCCGGTCCGCGATGAACCGCTCCAGATTGGGCGTCAGTCCGTTTCCGCGAAGCTGGTCGTAGGATTCAAGCTCCTGGTCGTCGGTCATGATGACGACGATATCCGGCCGGGGATCGGGCGGCGTGTCGCGATCGTCGTCGGTTGGAGCCGGGGTGGCCGGCGCGTCGTCATCGCCGTCATCGCCGCTTGAGCTGTCCGTGCATCCGGGCGCCGTCGCCGCGACGATCGCGATGAAGGCGATGGAAACGGCAAGCGCAAAAAACACACGAATCCGCGCGCCCGGTCGAGCGCCGAAGGGGGCTGGCATCGGCGGGGTACCCTCCATGAAACGAAGCAAAACATGAAATCGTTCCGCATGGCGGGCGACGCGATCGCCCGCGGCGGCGCAACGAACCAAATAATGCGTTTCGGGGGCCCGACGCCGCGCGCGGCGCGTTGCGCTCCCCGACCCGATAATGATAAACGAGAATGATATCGATGGGAAAATCTCGCGGCGAGCCCGGCGTGCGCCCCGTGGGTGCCGGAAACCGGCGCCGCACCATGTGAGGGATGAAAACAATGATGCGCGGATTTGGCTTGACGGCGCGCCTTCGTGCCGGACGGGTGTTGCTGGCTTGCGCGATATTGGTCTTGTCGTTCGCCGCGCCGCGCGCCGCCCAGGCGCAGGCGGACGTTCCGCGAACGGTCTTCGCGATCGCGTCCATCAATTCCGGGCCGCTGCGCTATCCGATTCATGTTTTCGCCATTAACGGCAACCAACTCGAATTCTCCGACGAGTTTCGCCCGGACGTCCGTGACGGCGGCCCCGTCGGGCTCGCGGTCGATCCGTATTACGAGCACCTTTTTGTCACCTACGAATTCAGCAATAAGGTCGACGCCTACGACGCGCGCGACGCCACGCCGCTCGGGCAGATCACGCTGTCGGGGACAAGCGACCTATCGGGCATCGACGTGCTCGAATCGCGCAACCAGCTTTTCGTCGTCGATCGCACCGAAAAGGATATTTTCGTCTTCGACACGCAGACATTCGCACCGGTCACGACGTGGGTGCTGCCGACCGGCCAGGGCGCCTACGATATCGAAGTCTTCGATGACTATCAGGGCGCGGATGTCATCTTCGTCACCGACGGCACGAACACCGTCCGCTGGTACGACGTCGATACGCACCAACAAATTGGATCGGCCACGCAGTCGCGCATCGCCAAGAGCCTTGGCGTCAACGTGGAAAGCGACGCGGTGATCTTTTCCGCCTCGATCGGCGTTCATACCGGCGACACGCCGCCGCAGGCCGGCGGACACGATTATCTGGTCAAGTACAACACGGCGAACTCGCAGCAGAACGAGGTTGATCTCGGGGATTCCGGCCGCGGCATCGCGGTGAACGCGCACGACAATGTCGTGTACGTTTCGATCGGCCGTTACAGCACCGGCATCTTCCAGTGGGTGCCCGCGAGCGTCCGCACATTCAACATGACGACGCTCGCCGAAGTCGACCGCGATGACCTGACCTCGCAGTCGTGCCCCGGCAATGTTGAATGCAGCCCGACCGACGTCGTGGTGACGCGCGTCGCCTACGGCAGCGAGCTGACCAAGGAAGTCCTCTCGCATCCTTCAGGCGAATTCAACATCGGCGCCAACGTGACATTCCGCGTCACGATCCGCAACGCGGGCGCGCGCGCGATCGACATCATGCCGTTGACGGATACCTACGATACGACGCAATTGCGTTACGTCAGCTCGAGCCCAGCGTCGAACGACAACATCGATGATGGCCGGATCAACTGGAGCGACCTGACCGCATCGTTCGGCAACAACCTCGCGCCGGGCGCGTCATTCCAGGTTGACGTCACTTTCGTCGCCGACCCGGACGCCTGCAACGATTTCGTCGACGGGACGAATCTCTCCTCGATGACAAACGCGAAGGACGATCTGGGCGGCGCGGTCGCGGATGCGGCCGGCACGGTCGGGTATCGCATCCTTTGCGATTGCACCACGGACAACGATTGCACCGATGGTGTCTTTTGCAACGGCGCGGAAAAATGCATCCTCAATGAGTGCCAACCCGGCACGCCGCCTTGCACGGATGACGGCCTGTATTGCAACGGCGCCGAAAACTGCAACGAGGCCACCGACTCGTGTACGAACTCGGGGAACCCCTGTTCGAACGACGGTGTGTTCTGCAACGGTACCGAAAGCTGCGTCGAATCGACCGACTCCTGCGCGAGTTCCGGCAATCCATGCGGCGACGATCTCTTCTGCAACGGCAACGAGACCTGCAACGAGAACAGCGACCAGTGCGTGTCGGGTACGCCGCCGTGCGCGGATGACGGCCTGTTCTGCAACGGCGTCGAATCCTGCAACGAAGCGTCGGATGCCTGCGCCTCGTCCGGCCCTCCGTGTTCGGATGACGGCCAGTTTTGCAATGGCACCGAGTCGTGCAACGAGGACGCCGATTCCTGCCCCTCATCCGGCGATCCCTGCTCGGACGACGGCCAGTTTTGCAACGGCGCCGAATTCTGCGACGAGCTGGCGAACGAGTGCCGCAGCAACGGCAATCCGTGTCCCGAGGGACAGGCCTGTCTCGAGGACGCCAACACATGCGAGCCGCCGGATTTCGGCGATGACGACATTGACGACGACGTGACGCCCGATGATGACGTGGACGACGATCCGCCCGCGTCCGACGACGACGACGAGCAGGACGCCGACCCGAACATTCCGACGGGCGACGAGGAAGAAGGACCCGGTTGGCCGGAGGGCGATGTGACCGGGGGAAACTGCTGCGGTTGCTGACGAATCCGGTTAGATTGCGGGTATGAACATCTCAACGAACGATCGAGCGCGCGCATCGGCCTGGCCGGTGCGCGCGTTTTTTCTGGCGCTCGTTATCGGCATGTTGATCGCGTCCGCGCCGGCCTGCTCCGGCTGCGGCGATGATGACGCTGATGATTCCGGCGACGATATCGCTGATGACGATATAGCGGACGACGACACGACCGACGACGACAGCGCGGCGGATGACGATTTCGACGACGACATGGATGACGATTTCGATGACGACGCGGCGGACGACGATTCGGTCGGTGACGACGATATTGACGACGACATGTCGGACGACGACGCGCTGGACGACGACACGGGGGACGACGACGCCTCCGATGACGATTCGGCGGATGACGACTCCGCGGACGACGACACGGGCGACGACGACACCGGCGACGACGACGTCAATTGTCCCGAGGTGACGGGGAACCTCGCGGAGCCCTCCACGCAGTTCGTCCCGGCGGGCACGTTCGCCATGGGCAGCCCGGACACGGAACCCGGTCGCCTGGATTATGAGACGCAACATCAGGTGACCCTGACGCGCGCCATGCGCGTGATGACCTACGAGGTGACGCAGTCGCTCTGGAAAGGCGTAATGGGCGACACGCCGCCGTTTCAGGTGAAGTGCGGCGACAATTATCCCGTCGGAACGGTAACCTGGTACGACGCGGTCGAATTCGCCAACGCGCTCTCGGCGGCGCTCGGATACGATGCGTGCTACACGGAAAATCGAGACGGCACGTATTCGTGGGACGTCGATTGCGACGGCTTCCGCCTGCCCACGGAAGCGGAGTGGGAATATTTCGCGCGCGCCGGCAGCACCACCGCGTTCACGAACGGCGAGATCACGGAGGGCAATTGCGCGGACCCGCTCCTGGCGCTTGTCGGCTGGTACTGCGGCAATTCCGGCTTCACGATCCACGAGGTCGGCGGCCTCGCCGCGAACGCCTTCGGACTTCACGACGTTCACGGCAACTTGTGGGAATGGGTGTGGGATAGCTGGTTTGAGGAATTCGGCTACATCTACGCCGATGGACCTGCCACCGATCCAGCCGGCGAGGAAGGCGATCTCATCTTCATTTATCGCGGCGGCAGCATGTTCGCGACATCCATCAACAACCGCCTTGCGTATCGGCGTCCTTCATTGCCGACGCATCTCGACGAGGATAACGGGCTGCGTCTCGTGCGCACCGTGATTCCGGATTGACCGGCGCCGAACGGCCAGCTTGCATCGGCGTGGCGCTGTCAGGGCCGCAAATGCAGTCACTCCGCTCCGGGCGGAGTGACGAAGTGCGCGGTCGACACCGCCCCGGCATCGATGCACCGTCGAACGATTCGCGAGACACGGCCGAAGCGCGGCTCATAACGCGCACGACCGGACTCGCCAGCTTCATCGCGTTCGCGGGATTTCTCGCGGGCTCGTCTCCGCTTGTCTTCTGGAGGGATTCCGCCGAGTTCGCGATGCTCGGCCACAATCTCGATATCGGTCACCCGGCCGGCAGCCCCGCGTTCAGCATCGCGGAAAAATGGTTCGACCTGCTTCCGCTTGGAGCGATCTCGTATCGCCCCGTCATCCTCACCATGCTGTTTGGCGCGCTCTCGGCCGCGTTGCTGGCGCGCCTTGTCGCGGAAATCGGCCGAGACGCCGGACAACCCGCCGCCGGCGCCGCGGGTGGGCTGCTCGCCGCGTTTTCCTTCGCGTTCGCGCCGGCGCTTTTTGAGTGGACGGTCGCGCCGGAGGTTTACACGGGGCAGTTGGCGGCGATGTTCGGCGTCTTGTTTCTGGCCTGGCGCGCGCGCGCCGGCGGCGCCGGGATCGACCGACGCATTTTCTACCTCGCGGGTCTCGTGCTCGGGCTTGGTTGCGGCATGCACATGGCGACCGTGCTGCTGGCGCCGGGCCTGGCGTTCCTGCTTTTCGCGTCGCACCCCCGGCCGCGCTTGGCGCGCGATTTCGCGTTGTTCGGGCTTTTTTTCACCGTCGGTTTTTCCGTCTACGCATTGCTTCCGATCCGCTCGGTGACGGAACCCCCGTTTGATTACGGCAACGTCGAAACGGGTCCCGCGTTTTTCGCGCACATCACCGGACGCGCGTATTCCGACGTGCTCGCCAGCTTTCCGTGGCCGCGCGCCGCGTTCAATCTGCGCGCGCTCGCCGGGCACATTCCCGGCGAGCTTTCCTGGCCGGCGGCGGTGCTTACGGCCGTGGGGACGCTAGCGATCCTGCGTGCCGCGCCCGTCGCGTTCGCCGCGATCGCGCTCATGATCGCCGGGCACTTCTATCTCTACATCCGCGACTGGAGCGCCTCGTTCGGCTATCTGCCGGTGCTCGGCCTTTTCGCATTCGGCGCCGGCTCCGGCGTCGTCGCGATCGCGCGACGCGTCAATTCAAACGCGCCCCTACAACGATGGGTGAATATCGCCTTGTTCGCCGTCGCGGCCCTCGTGCTCGCGACGCAATCCGCGCGCGCGCTCACGCGGCATTCGCACGCGCGGCACGACACGATGCACCGGCACGCGCGCACGCTACTCGATTCGTTGCCGCCGTTTGCGATCTACGTCAGCCACCTGGACGCAAACAGCTATCCGGTTTTCTTCATGCAGAGCGTGGAGCGCTTCCGCGAGGATGTCGCGCACGTGCAACGCGCCTGGTTACCGTTTCCCGATGAATTGCGCCGCCGCGCGCCGTCAATCGACTGGTCGGGGTATCGTCCGGATGAACCCTTCTCGGCGCATCGAACGCTGCTTGCACAACCGGGCCGAGCGGCCTTTTGGGATTACGGCTGGGAGGACATGGGCCTGATCGACGCGACCGGCCTGGCGCCGCACGGATTTCT contains:
- a CDS encoding sulfatase, with amino-acid sequence MPAPFGARPGARIRVFFALAVSIAFIAIVAATAPGCTDSSSGDDGDDDAPATPAPTDDDRDTPPDPRPDIVVIMTDDQELESYDQLRGNGLTPNLERFIADRGVNFLNSFVTNAICCPARATFLTGQYSHNHGVLNNNRPRGGVNKFEDEVTLATILQDGGYRTGLVGKYLNGYGASTSATYVPPGWDDWQVLIDPSTYLVYNYKLNDNGRVVYYGDAPEDYQTDVLAERAVDFIRESALARPGQPMFLWVSVTAPHNEFLDDWWDDERNTMHDVYALSIRPAPRHTGVLNLEPAWPPSVSEEDMSDKPFPIRFWPKLSDEDRASVARAFNDRQEALLSVDDLIGAVGSALKEYGRLENTLFIFASDNGFQFGKHRVPQKGAPYEPSIRVPLAIRPPGGVEEMEREEIVLNNDLAPTILEYAGLEDPIDMDGRSLAPLLGAGDAEWTRRRLLVEHWAINDPFGDLATHAGVREFPRTGLPAGALYVETVTPWFQTQYEFYDLDVDPYQIESLHKDMSAGRVAQRTLFSDILERLRHCAGRFCRYDEDDPLED
- a CDS encoding formylglycine-generating enzyme family protein, whose protein sequence is MNISTNDRARASAWPVRAFFLALVIGMLIASAPACSGCGDDDADDSGDDIADDDIADDDTTDDDSAADDDFDDDMDDDFDDDAADDDSVGDDDIDDDMSDDDALDDDTGDDDASDDDSADDDSADDDTGDDDTGDDDVNCPEVTGNLAEPSTQFVPAGTFAMGSPDTEPGRLDYETQHQVTLTRAMRVMTYEVTQSLWKGVMGDTPPFQVKCGDNYPVGTVTWYDAVEFANALSAALGYDACYTENRDGTYSWDVDCDGFRLPTEAEWEYFARAGSTTAFTNGEITEGNCADPLLALVGWYCGNSGFTIHEVGGLAANAFGLHDVHGNLWEWVWDSWFEEFGYIYADGPATDPAGEEGDLIFIYRGGSMFATSINNRLAYRRPSLPTHLDEDNGLRLVRTVIPD
- a CDS encoding DUF2723 domain-containing protein; this encodes MRGRHRPGIDAPSNDSRDTAEARLITRTTGLASFIAFAGFLAGSSPLVFWRDSAEFAMLGHNLDIGHPAGSPAFSIAEKWFDLLPLGAISYRPVILTMLFGALSAALLARLVAEIGRDAGQPAAGAAGGLLAAFSFAFAPALFEWTVAPEVYTGQLAAMFGVLFLAWRARAGGAGIDRRIFYLAGLVLGLGCGMHMATVLLAPGLAFLLFASHPRPRLARDFALFGLFFTVGFSVYALLPIRSVTEPPFDYGNVETGPAFFAHITGRAYSDVLASFPWPRAAFNLRALAGHIPGELSWPAAVLTAVGTLAILRAAPVAFAAIALMIAGHFYLYIRDWSASFGYLPVLGLFAFGAGSGVVAIARRVNSNAPLQRWVNIALFAVAALVLATQSARALTRHSHARHDTMHRHARTLLDSLPPFAIYVSHLDANSYPVFFMQSVERFREDVAHVQRAWLPFPDELRRRAPSIDWSGYRPDEPFSAHRTLLAQPGRAAFWDYGWEDMGLIDATGLAPHGFLYRVVEPGSFWPLEDDPVYRERFVPIQRRGNRFEFDFTFRDIYATRHALRAKMAFDRGDYATSERDMRRAVKIDPESGQHRARLAIAQSARRNAREAYTNALAATELEPWRAENWNIRAAMEQGIGLEKESANSYARSLEINRYQFQPAVQLAALHLAAGRFGDALAKSRDALAASRSDDERALAEQTRVRALIGLGRCGEALPAIDALLFADPNDAKLEGLRRYCESRGTVPPELEPRP